The genomic region aattaaaagagtaaaaagcatagaaacatactatgccagtatgctagccatacgaaagggaaactaggtgtgtcttaagtctggacttaaaagtctccacagaatctgacttttattgatgcagggagatcattccacagaacaggggcacgataagagaaagctctgtgacccgcagactttttattccccCTAGGGACacttagtcctgcaccttgagaacacaaagcccaggccggtacgtaggttttaattaggtcagctcggtagggaggtgctagtccgtgaacaattttataggccagtagcagaaccttaaaatcttaacCTAAAACCTTAACACTAACAGTTGCTGATAACAAAAGAGATTAATACAGAGGCACAAAGTGAGCATTCTCACAGCTTCAGGTTGGAGTGGAACAGAGGATTTTCCATTAAAAGATTAAGTGAAGTTTCAGCTGCTATTTGCCAGAAGGCCCATGGGAGAATCAAGTCTACAGTAGTTTTGGTCTGTTTTCTAGTGGAAAAGTCTTTCCCTCTTCCACTCCACCATAAAGCTGTATAACCggtgatgcaacaggcaaaaCAGGTGCACCATTCATAGTTTTTTCCAATAGAAATATGACAGATGTTTAAAAAATATGAAAACAAGGTCTTCTCACCTTGAAAAAAGAAATCTAAAAGTAAGATATTTTCAAGACTCTTTCACTAAGATTTTTAAGTTATATTATCTAAAAACACACCCTTATCTTGAAAGCTTACTTCAGTGATTGTGCCATATTCTGTATAATTATACATTTTGATtagaaattaaacaaataagcTTGAGAAGATTGAGTTTTTGCAGTGATGTGACCTACTACTAATGTGAAAATGTAAGATGTACTGCAGTCTATTTTGCTGAAGTGAAGTGCTGTCACTGCACTGACCACAACtatttttgccaaaaaaaaaaaaaaaaaagtgtgctgtgctgGCAGACAGTCAGAACAATCAATGCTGAGGCCTGGATATCCTGTTGGATGCCAGCCATAGAAGTTGACAGTGTTCCCCCTCCACTCCTCTGGAGGACACAGATAACTATCCTATTTATGACAGGGAGGATATTCacaatttccttttgaaacaattTCGCTAAATATTTCAACATAAAGTGACTGACCAATTCACATTCTAACTCTGGTACAAAAAGTACAGGTCACACTGACAGGCTTGTTGTCTTTTACCATAAATGGCAGTTTACTGGCTGCGAATCAGAAAAAGTGTGTTTGGGAACACATACTGCTGGATCTTTGGTACAACAGGAAAAGGGCACGCCGCATTTCTCGCGGCTCGGGTTGGAATCAGTGCAGTTGAAGTAGATGTTGAGATTCCAATCGTCCGCTCCAAAAGCTCCACAGCACTCCCACTGTGAGGTCAAACAGATATGAAAGACCATGCGCAGCATTTGTCAAAACTATCCCACAGAATGTACAGATTAAAAACTGTAATGGTGTGAAATCAGACCAAAACAATTCTCACATATTCCTGTGTGAAATCGATAAGGTTCTGAAGGTCAATGTCATCTCGATATGCGCGAATGTTGTTGTTGATGAAAAAATTGAGCTGGTCCTTGATCCAATCTTTGAACACGAAGGCCAGCACTCCTGCAGTCAGCTCCAAGAAGAAGATGATGCCCAAGAACACAGAGAACTGGAATATAATcagatattaaaaataaataaatgaataaaatctacTGCTGAATCCAACAAAGAACATAgaaggcaagaaaaaaaaatctgaggaaGAATTTAATCGACATGGAGAACGTACAAATTTGAGCAAGAAGGAGTTTTCTCGCAGGGCACCGATGCAGCCAGCGAATCCAAGGATGAACATCACACCACCCACCACCAGGAAGAGCCAGACCGGGTCAAAGCCGCCCAGGTCTGTGATGGACGAGATGTTGGACAGAACACCCTGATGAAGAAGCAAACGGGAGCAAATGTGTGTGAGTTAAGTCAAATGAGAAATCAGACCCAACTCCACTTTCTCAAAGAGGTTAATACAACCAACCCCTTTGTTTACATAAGAAAATAAATTAGGCACAGCTAATCTCAGCTTTCCTGAGACCCAACTTACCCCTCCACCACGGAGGTCACATGTCACCAACATTAGAATAGTTAGAATAGTTTTCTCTTTACAGGATTTCTTGAAATACTTTCAGTGAATCAgtctctcatgtgccttctggcagactgtagctgaaatttcacatctactTTTTAAGACAATCTGTTTCTGTGCTGTTCCACCATGAGGTTGTGTAACGAGTTGGCAGGACGTAGAGCTTTTACTTCTAGTGCTCCTACTCTGAGGAATAGTCTGCCAGTGGATAGTACAAAGTTGAATCCTGTTCAAGCTTTTatatcttcaaaaaaaaaaaaagaagaagaaaaaaaagtgttattTATAAATAAAGATTTTAAAATTTGACTTAAATGGTTTGTGTTTTTAAAGTTTGGACTCTTGTTGATCGCAATTTGGATTGCTGGATTACTATGGTAACACAGTGGAACACTGAAGGTTTCTGCATTGGGTTCATTTTTCTCAGAAACTGAACACACTGATCTTGATGTATTAATCAGCTAAGTGACATTTCAGTTGCAGTTAAACATGCAAACAAACGGTGTGAAGTAAATTATAGCATTATAAGGGCTGTAAAACACAAAGCTGAAGGACTGTTTGGACTGAGTGCTTTTCTACTTAAAATAACTCAAGGATGAAGCAAATTTCTTAGTTTTCCTCTGAAATATTCTTTAGTGAATTTTAAGATCCTACACACGTGGAATGTCTGGCCCCTTTTTCTGAGGGACCACTGATTGCATCTGTGAAAAGCATCCAGTCAGAAGCCATTGTTCAGAGGAGCGTCCCAGCAGAAAGCATGACATTCCTTTCGGATATAGTAAAGCCACGCTCAACATTTTATACAGACAGAAGGGTGTAATCAAGAAGTGACTAATTTAAAACAGAAATGTTTTTGAAGAACTCCATTTTATAGGGTTTGAGTTTTTAGTAAACTCACCTTTTCACTCCACGCCCACAGCCCAATACCAAGGAACGCCACACCAAGAAACTATgacaaagaaaaacagtttgcagtgATGGCATGCTGAGGACCACATTACATCACACTGGAAGACTTTCCTGGAAATACACCATTATCAAGTATTTCTCATTTTAGGATCAACTTGAAACTCCtacattacaaccccaattccaatgaagttgggacgttgtgtgaaatgtaaataaaaacagaatacaatgatttgcaaatcctcttcaacctatattcaattgaatacaccacaaagaaaatatatttcacctacaaagcttcaacaattagtgtcctcagttcccaaacgcttatcgagtgttgttagaaggataagtgatgtaacacagtggtaaacataccactgtcccagcttttttgaaacgtgttgcaggcatccatttcaaaatgagaaaatatgtgcacaaaaacaataaagtttatcagtttgaactagggatgtcccgatccgatcacgtgatcggaaatcgggcctgatcacgtggtttcagacttgattgaaatcggacgttgcattccgatcaggaatccgatatagattttatcctcattttgatcagcactatttcaagctcattattgcagattaatgggcctttcacgcgtcggaagcgtcagaggcatcaAGAACTGGCCTAAAAatatggcaagccaacagtgccacaattaGGCCACTTTCAGTCGCGTTTCATTTTACATCATCTGGCTCTTTGTTTGACTCTGTGGGATCTGTTGCTGTGAAATCTTGCAAGGCCTCCTAATGTCCGCTGGTCAACCTTTCAAATTTGTACCTCTCTCGGTTCAGGAAGTTCATAAAGTCCTTAAAGCTCTACATCATAGATCCTTACTTTTTGAAGCTGGCAACTGATTTTGTATTGCATGGCTACAATTCCTCTCCATTACCCATGCGTACAACGGGTAACTCAGCTCgtaatatatacagtgaggaaaataagtatttgaacaccctgcaattttgcaagttctcccacttagaaatcatggaggcatcttaaattttcatcttaggtgcatgtccactgtgagagacaatctaaaaaaaaaattaaaaaaaaaaatccagaaatcacaatgtatgatttttttaaataatttatttgcatgttactgctgcaaataagtacttcaacacctgccaatcagcaggaattctggccctcaaagacctgttagtccgcctctaaaaagtcacatccactccacttattattccaaattagaagcacctatttgaggttgttagctgcataaagatgcctgtccaccccacacaatcagtaagactccaactactaacatggctaagaccaaagagctgtccaaagacaccagagataaAATTGTAGATCTCCACAAGGTttgaaagggctacggggcaattgccaagcagcttggtgaaaaaagatcaactgttggagcaattattagaaaatggaagaatctaaacatgactgtcaatctccctcggactgggactccatgcaagatcccacctcgtggtgtttcagtgatcctaagaaaggtgaggaatcagcccagaactgcacgggaggagctggtcaatgacctgaagagagatgGCACCACTGCTCAGATGAGACCCCAAtaaaactttttggtcttaattccactcgccgtgtttggaggaagaagaatgctgagtaccatcccaaaaacaacgtccctactgtgaagcatcggggtggaagcatcatgctttgggggtgtttttctgcacatgggacaggacgactgcactgtattaaggagaggatgaccggggccatgtattgggagattttgacaaacaacctccttccctcagttagagcattgaacatgggtcatggatgggtcttccaacatgacaatgacccgaagcacacagccaggataaccaaggagtggctccgtaagaagcatatcaaggttctggagtggcctagccagtctccagtcctaaacccaatagaaaatctttggagggtttCTCAGCGACAACCCagaaacctggctgatctagagaagatctgtgtggaggaatgggccaaaatccctgctgcagtgtgtgcaaacctggtgaaaaactacaggaaatgtttgacctctgtaattgcaaacaaaggctactgtaccaaatattaacattgattttcacaggtggtgaaatacttatttgcagcagtaacatacaaataaattattaaaaaaaaaaaaaaaatcatacattgtgatttctggattttttatttatttagattatgtctatgtacgagggctgtcaataaagtaatggtcctttttatttttttcaaaaactatatggatttcattcatatgtttttacgtcagacatgcttgaaccctcgtgcgcatgcgtgagtttttccacggctgtcggtgacgtcattcgcctgtgagcactccttgtgggaggagtcgtccagcccctcgtcggaattcctttgtctgagaagttgctgagaaactggcgcgttgtttgatcaaaattttttctaaacctgtgagacacatcgaagtggacacggttcgaaaaattaagctggttttcagtgaaaattttaacagctgatgagagattttgaggtgattctgtcgctttaaggacttttcacggtgcgagacgtcgtgcagcgctctcaggcagcgtcatcagcctgttcaagctgaaaacctccacatttcaggctctattgatccaggacgtcgtgagagaacagagaagtttcagaagaagtcggtttcagcattttatccggatattccactgttaaaggagatttttttaatgaaagacgtgcggacggatccgcgcgtcgggacgcagccgacgcggtg from Thalassophryne amazonica chromosome 15, fThaAma1.1, whole genome shotgun sequence harbors:
- the tspan5a gene encoding tetraspanin-5a isoform X1 gives rise to the protein MLTTMMMNEESKMMSGKHFKAHEVSCCIKYFIFGFNIIFWFLGVAFLGIGLWAWSEKGVLSNISSITDLGGFDPVWLFLVVGGVMFILGFAGCIGALRENSFLLKFFSVFLGIIFFLELTAGVLAFVFKDWIKDQLNFFINNNIRAYRDDIDLQNLIDFTQEYWECCGAFGADDWNLNIYFNCTDSNPSREKCGVPFSCCTKDPAEDVINTQCGYDIRAKTDSEQRAFIYIKGCVPQFEKWLQDNLTVVAGIFIGIALLQIFGICLAQNLLSDIEAVRESCLFT